From Manihot esculenta cultivar AM560-2 chromosome 18, M.esculenta_v8, whole genome shotgun sequence:
AATTAGCTAAAATGGAGGAACATTCATTCAACTTCTTCAATTCTGAGATGGATAATCCATTACTTTTGACTCTGGTCACACTCACTTTATGGCATATATGGAAGAATGAAAATAGAGGTATTTTCGATTCAGTAATATCCAGACCTATTACTACGTCAGAACGTATCTTTGTTAATTTTAGACAGTtacaacaaaataatattttgctgATTATTCTCATTTTCAATATTGTAGTTGCGCTCATGTTGCGTGGAGTCTTCCCTTAAGAGGGAGTATTAGACTTAACTGCGATATTACAAAGAAAAATCAGTTTTGATTCACTGCTATTGTTGTAATTGCTTTTAATGGTGAAGAGATAATTATGCATAGTATTGCTACAAAGGTTTAGTGTTTATCTACTATAACAGAAGAGGTACGAGCTGTGTTAGTAGCGATTAAATTGATAtgtatataatattttgtgTTGTTCAAGATCTGATTTATTATGTGATGTTACAatcagaataataataattttagagatCTCCTCTTGTCTCTATTAGATCTCCTCTAATCTACGTCATTTTAATACTTTTGCATATgtaatctctaaattttatcTTAGAGATTTATTTTCGCTAGGTTGGCGGTTATAAACGATCTAATAGTTTTGttgcagttatattttattttcggTATCATTTATTTAATGCAGTCTTATATtgcaagtaaaaaaaaattaaaatcaacttttattaaattaaatttcaaattattttttagtagtttatttataataaatttatgatgataataattttcattttaaaagcaATAAGTTTGGGATTAACtaattttaagttaaatatATTTACTAGTTGCTTGCGAattcataaacaaataaaattttcaaattttaatgtaatgcttatgttttaagttaaatgttgatgttgtATTATTCCTACGTCAGGTTATAGGAGTGAGTTGTTTCTTAAGAGGAGGAAATGGTGAGTTCATTGCAGCACGTCAACAACGAATTCTTAGTAATTTTGATGTTTTTATGGTTGAGACCGTGTCTTTTAAAAAGGTTTTAAGCTGGCTTAAAGAATGGTGATTGGTCCCCAGTTATTGTGGAGTCAGACGCTCAACTTTTGGTTCGAGTTATAATTGAtctcaattattaaaatttgtcatcatttgctagttttattttttataataagtcTCTTATCTCGGAAatgatttctatttttattaattttgttcgTTGGTCTGTTAATGGTGTAGTCATGCGCTACTTGAACTATCCATGATATTTCGATCCTAGTTGAGATTTTTTTCTCATCTCCTAATTGTATTTTTGAGTTGATTGTTCTTAAGTTGAAtgaaatttaagttttattaaaaaaaaattcaagttaAGCTGAATTTTTATTGAAACTTTTATCTCAAATAGTTTATTAACTTACCATGATAGCTCAATATaactctatcattttctttgATAGAACAACTTTGATAGCATTTATATTATTGGAATATGATGTATAAACATGAAGAAAATTTCAGTCACATGATTTTCTTCTTTGCGCATTTTGCTGTTGGAGAAAGAAATAAAAGCAAAAATTTCAAAGGGAGATCTTGACTAACAGAAAACATCTCATTCCATAAAGTTTTGGTGGAGTCTTCAGCTTCAGGTGAATAACTTTGATATTTTCTTTGTGATTGTTACAATTCTGTCATTGCATTGGCTAAGATGAATTTTCTTTGTTgcttatttttaatcaaaattactcCAACTCTTTAAATCTTGTCGTCGAAATCCAATGAGGGATTGGTAAAAATTGCAGTTTGATTAAAGAGAGAAAAATGAGGCTAAAAACAAGAACGAGGCGATCTAACTCCTCATGTGGAATTCATATGGTGGATTTGTTAATCGTTAAAGGATAATTTGAAATTTCCTATTTCAACTCCAACAAAGTAAACAACCTTAATATCAATTTTTggcaaaataatttaatattgaaaacTTATGTCAAGATGCCTTTTAGTGGTGTCCACATGGGATggcttttttttattgttttcattTGGTCGAAAAGATTTTTGATTGAAGAACTAGATCAGCTGGTCAAATACAAACATGGGATGACTCAACACCAATACATGATATTATAAATGCTAAAACCTGGAGTTGTGCAGGAATATTGTGCCTTTAGTTTTGGAATCTCGTCGCTGAACACACAAGCCGATAGGATGTGGAGGACAAGTTCCTGAAAGCCAATCTGTCATGTCTGGGCGTTATAGCAGTTAGAACACAAAAGCAAAGAGAAGTTTACTTGAATGAGAATGACCTTGAAGGCACAGAAACAATATCAGCCATGGAAAGCTCAATGCATTGAATGCTACTCTTTTATACTCCTCATTGTGATTTAACATCTTATTATATTGCTTCTTATATCCAAAACTTTTGGAGCTCATATATGAAACCCATCATTCACTTACTCACACCATTACCCATTATATCTTCTCTTCCCTCAAAACTCatgattgcttttttttttgaaggaaTATTTAAGTTTAAGCTTAAAATTTAACAGCAATGGACCCAATTGAATCTcagaaattttaaatcaaatcataCTCCAATATACTGATATTTCTATTCTTAGTAATTAAACTAACAGGGTTAGATACGGCAAATCACATTATTCCAGGTATTGAAAGGGCACCTTTTCCAAGCCTTGAAGGGGAAGGGAGGCCAAAAGAACGAAATATGAATCAATGTATTAGTGTGACCTGTAAAGATCTGAATTTATTAGGAAAGATTCTTACAAGTTGTTGTTATCTTCCCCAAGCTCCAATTTCCCCGAAACATAATTGCATCTTCATCGATTTCCAAACACAATTTCAAGTTTGCagtgaaaagaagagaagattttgaaaattaatgATGCACGTGAGGTCGACCCACATGCCTTGGCAACTGAAAACCGGAGAATGGTAGCGAAACCTGAGCTTGTGACAGCCAAAAACTCGTTTCTGTGATTAGTTAGGTAGGCTCGTTCGTATAAATGCTATggcatttttattcttttaacccTCACATGGCCATCCAagcatatcatgatgcatgacttTGGTTCTCAATGAACATGAGGCGGTGCATACTCTCCTATTATTGTAGCTTAAATATTCATTATCCTCCAATGAAATCTTGTCCTAATTAACATCTTCTACCAATTAATTGCTATGCGCGTGCTGCGTGCATACACTGCGTCGTGTCCCCCTTCCAGTTGAGAACGGTTGGTTTGATTAGCTGGATCCTCTTCTCTCCTTTATATACCTTCTCCTCTGTTCCTCTCCTCTTCGCCAATAACTTGTTATTTTACCTTCAAATCCTCAAAACACTCTCTTAGACCAACAATGGTAGGAGTATTCAAGCGTTCTCTTTCATTTCCCAATAAAATTCCCAATCGTCCGCCAAAACCACCCCTCTCCCACCACATCAGATCCATTAGTCTTCCCTCCAGATCACACCCTTTAATCTCCCAGCTCAGGGACGGGATCTGCGAGCTCAGAATTTGGTCTTCCAAATCTGAAAACCGAACCTCCTCTTGGCTTTGCGATGGCTTGACCCGTCTTAAAGACATTCATGATTCTCTTGATGATATCCTCCAGCTCCCTCAAACCCAAGAATCTCTTCGTCTCCAGCCCACATGGGTAGAGaaacttcttgaagattttctTCGTTTTGTTGATGTGTATGGGATCTTCCAAACGTCGGTTTTGGCTCTCAAAGAAGAGGAGCTTGCTGCTCAGGTGGCTACAAGAAAGAGAGACGATTCCAAGGTTGCTTTGTACATTAAATCCCGAAAGAAAATGGCTAAAGAGATGTCTAAACTCGCCAACACAATTCGAGATATCTCAAGAGGCTCGGTTCCTGAAATCAATAAATTGTCTATTACTGATGCTGAATTGGTCAATCTAATTGGAGACGTTATTGAAGTGACAGTATCAGTTTCAGTTGCCCTTTTCAGTGGAATTTCTTTGTCATTTGGTAGGAGAAAATCTTGTTGGATGATGAAATTGCCTAAAAGGGAGAAGAAAGTGAAGATTGAGGAAGGAATTGAAGAATTGCAACAGGTAAATCCAGAGAGCTTGTGGGGGTTGAGAAAGAAAGGAGATGAAGAGGTGAGAATGGTTCTGAAGAGGATGCAAGATTTGGAAGGCTGTATTGGTGGCATCGAAAGTGGAGGGGAGCAAGTGTTCCGGAGTTTGATTAACACTAGAGTTTCACTACTCAACAGTCTCACGCAGTAGCATTGGGTTTCTCCCATgaaaaatcataattattttatttatattaatcaaGTTTCCACAAAATCAAACACATAGTCAATGGCCATGCTACTGTATAGAGTTCATGTTTGAAGTTTCACCGTCTCCTCCAATATTTTGAAATCACTACCTTGTTTATAATTCTACATAATTGCTATGCGCTAAGTCAGTCAATAATCTAGATGAAAGTAGAAGGTCAATTTTAATAACAGCCGTCCGTTTAATATATGATCGGCCGCTGTTTTGATTTCTTTGATTTTAGAGAAATTTTAGTTTTGATGAATAAATTCACAGAGTGCACAAAATTTAATCATTGTTGAGTAGTATTTGGTTATAAAATTTCAGCTACCCAAATATATCCCACACATTTTCATTTAAACTCATTTTACCATCAACTTtacttcattttatttattattttaatttttaaattataaagtaaCTTAATCccttttaatttgaattaatatttAACTCATTTTCATAAGTAAGTTATTCAATAATCAAAATGAGACAACTTTATGAAAAATGTGAgaataaattattcatttagcttttaattttttaaataatcacTATGGACAAATGCTAATGCTAACAACATCTATGATATTGTAAAAATTATTGGATGTAAAAGTGTAGACTAAATTTTTAGTTTTCGCCGactcttaaaataatttaaccaGATATAAAATTCTAAAGTCAACTAAATTTAATAGTACACTTATAtggatttttaaataatattaaaaatgtaaataaaataGCACTTCACATTATAGTCCTATTgatttaaaactaattaaaattctattaaatgCCGTTGATATAATGTAGCAAGTCACAATTCTATTAAATGCCGTTGATATAAAGTAGATATAAAATAGCAAGTGACAATGCATCCTTATAGTCTTGAAAGGTCTAAGATTCGACTCCCcaaacccctatttcaaaaaaaaaaaattcattaatttttcaataacataataaatataattgaaataattttaaaagattaaatttcattaatttttcaatagcataaaaaatgataaatataattgaaataattttaaaaaattaaattttaaatgataaaaaaaaatattaatttttcaataagaTAAATAATGACAAATAcgattgaaataattttaaaagattaaattttaactgataaaaaaaatatatgatgtaattaaaataaaattaaaagtttactTTTTTTAACCATTAACTctataagaaattatttaaataaaaaaacactCTATAAAAAATtaggtatgcaaaatttaaaatttcattataatAGTAAATAACTAGCTTTACATTTTTAATTGACTAAATTATTTTAGCGATCGATCCCAACAAAATTTAAAGGatgaatttaattattcaaaattaaaaataatagaatataataaatttcacgTGCTTAATTTGATCGCTTTGTTAATCATCACTAGAATAAATAGTGAGGAATGAGCTGGTTATTACCAAAAAGTATGCATATATATAGAGTGAATCACATATTTCAAAGCCAACTGGATGAGGAATTTGACGCTAATTACTATAATAGTATATCTTAAAAAacaaaagtaaattaaattacataaaaattcattaattgctAATTCCTTTTGGTATGCAGCCCTTAGGGATTAAGAGAAGCAtgtatatattttcaattatatagGGAAAGAATCTAAACTACATATTCTCCATCGCATTGACAGCCATTTTTAGCTAATGAATGCCAAGagaaaagaaagggaaagaatAACAATAGAGATTAAGGTTTTTGCAGTTCCCAAATAATTGAAAGGGGAAaagacatttaatttaaaattaaacagctatatcatatcataacatcaatCAACAACTATAACGGCAGTAATATAGGATTAATGCATATGCACACACAGATATGCAACAATAATAAACAATATAATTAACATTTCCCTCcacttttcatgttttaatttaaaatacccTAACCCTGCATCCAAACTTATCTCAAGTTTATGAAATTATCATTATTACTATTtagaaatttctttttaatttatccaACTTGTTTAttatacatttatatatataattttagacgatgaattataattaatcaggataaatttaaatttaaattaaattgaatttacacTCTTAGATAAATTTGAAATCAACACCC
This genomic window contains:
- the LOC110606784 gene encoding uncharacterized protein LOC110606784, with protein sequence MVGVFKRSLSFPNKIPNRPPKPPLSHHIRSISLPSRSHPLISQLRDGICELRIWSSKSENRTSSWLCDGLTRLKDIHDSLDDILQLPQTQESLRLQPTWVEKLLEDFLRFVDVYGIFQTSVLALKEEELAAQVATRKRDDSKVALYIKSRKKMAKEMSKLANTIRDISRGSVPEINKLSITDAELVNLIGDVIEVTVSVSVALFSGISLSFGRRKSCWMMKLPKREKKVKIEEGIEELQQVNPESLWGLRKKGDEEVRMVLKRMQDLEGCIGGIESGGEQVFRSLINTRVSLLNSLTQ